One Chaetodon auriga isolate fChaAug3 chromosome 14, fChaAug3.hap1, whole genome shotgun sequence genomic window carries:
- the LOC143331614 gene encoding alcohol dehydrogenase class-3 chain L, protein MATAGRVIRCKAAVAWEAGKPLVMEEVEVAPPKSGEVRLKVVATGICHTDSYTLSGSDPEGVFPVVLGHEGAGIVESVGEGVIKFQPGDTVIPLYVPQCGECKFCKNPKTNLCQKIRLTQGKGVMPDGTSRFSCKGKSLFHFMGCSTFSEYTVVAEISLAKVDHRAPLDKVCLLGCGITTGYGAALNTAKVEAGSTCAVFGLGALGLAAIMGCKAAGAARIIGVDLNPDKFKTAREFGATDVVNPKDHSKPIQEVLVEMTDGGVDYSFECVGNVAIMRAALEACHKGWGTSVIIGVAAAGQEISTRPFQLVTGRTWKGTAFGGYKSVDSVPKLVEEYMNKTLKVDEFVTHTLPFEKITDGFDLMHAGKCIRVVLQF, encoded by the exons ATGGCGACCGCAGGAAGG GTGATCCGGTGCAAAGCTGCAGTAGCATGGGAGGCGGGGAAACCTCTcgtgatggaggaggtggaggtggcaCCTCCTAAAAGTGGGGAAGTTCGCCTCAAG GTTGTGGCCACAGGGATCTGTCACACTGACTCCTACACACTGAGTGGATCCGACCCTGAGGGAGTTTTCCCTGTTGTTCTGGGCCACGAGGGAGCCGGCATTGTGGAGAGCGTCGGCGAGGGAGTCATCAAGTTTCAGCcag GAGACACGGTCATACCCCTGTACGTCCCACAGTGTGGAGAGTGCAAGTTCTGCAAGAATCCCAAAACCAACTTGTGTCAAAAGATCAG GCTCACTCAGGGCAAAGGCGTGATGCCAGATGGGACATCCCGTTTCTCCTGCAAAGGCAAGAGCCTGTTTCACTTCATGGGCTGTAGCACATTCTCTGAGTACACAGTAGTGGCTGAGATCTCCCTGGCCAAAGTGGACCACAGGGCCCCTCTGGACAAGGTGTGTCTGCTGGGCTGTGGCATCACCACGGGTTACGGAGCTGCTCTTAACACCGCCAAG GTGGAGGCCGGCTCAACCTGTGCAGTGTTTGGCCTTGGAGCACTGGGCCTTGCAGCAATCATGGGCTGTAAGGCAGCCGGGGCGGCCAGGATTATTGGAGTCGATCTAAACCCTGACAAGTTTAAAACTGCTCGAGAGTTCGGTGCCACCGACGTGGTGAACCCTAAGGACCACAGCAAGCCAATCCAAGAGGTCCTGGTAGAGATGACAGACGGAGGTGTGGACTACTCCTTTGAATGTGTGGGCAATGTGGCAATCATG AGGGCAGCACTGGAGGCCTGCCATAAAGGTTGGGGCACCAGCGTAATCATCGGGGTGGCCGCAGCCGGACAGGAGATCTCCACCCGGCCCTTCCAGCTGGTGACTGGACGCACCTGGAAAGGCACTGCTTTCGGAG gATACAAAAGTGTCGACAGCGTTCCCAAACTGGTGGAGGAGTACATGAACAAGACGCTCAAAGTGGATGAATTTGTCACTCACACTCTGCCCTTTGAGAAGATCACTGATGGTTTTGATCtcatgcatgctgggaaatg CATTCGCGTCGTCCTGCAGTTCTAG